A genomic window from Streptobacillus canis includes:
- a CDS encoding 4Fe-4S single cluster domain-containing protein: protein MNKNTINIYSYIEATKSEGPGVRFCIWFQGCLKRCIGCCNTKLLKIEKKNILLIDEICQKILNAKEKYNIEGVTFLGGEPILQIYGLINIANYVKSLGLTNIVFSGYYKSELEKMLPNEIDTLFKIIDVLIDGPFEINNLDKKRRWIGSSNQNIHFFTNNYSIKDFEGKLSSLEIRLKDKELIINGYPLKKGIIK from the coding sequence ATGAATAAAAATACAATAAATATATACTCATATATAGAAGCAACTAAAAGTGAAGGTCCTGGGGTTAGATTTTGTATTTGGTTTCAAGGATGCCTTAAAAGATGTATTGGTTGCTGTAATACAAAATTATTAAAAATAGAAAAAAAGAATATTCTCCTTATTGATGAAATCTGTCAAAAAATATTAAACGCAAAAGAAAAATATAATATTGAAGGAGTGACATTTTTAGGTGGAGAACCTATACTTCAAATATATGGTTTAATTAATATTGCAAATTATGTTAAAAGTCTAGGATTAACTAATATTGTATTTTCTGGATACTATAAATCTGAATTAGAAAAAATGCTACCAAATGAAATAGATACCCTTTTTAAAATAATTGATGTATTAATAGATGGTCCATTTGAAATAAATAATTTAGATAAAAAAAGAAGATGGATAGGATCTTCTAATCAAAATATTCATTTTTTTACAAATAATTATAGCATAAAAGATTTCGAAGGAAAACTTAGTAGTTTAGAAATAAGATTAAAAGATAAAGAATTAATTATTAATGGATACCCATTAAAGAAAGGAATAATAAAATGA